TTTCAACCTTCACTCATCCTCTCACAAATGCTTTTCATCCCTTTAGTCTTTCAAGTTTTTTATCAAAATAAGCCTGTATCTATATATGTTACTAGTTAGTTTGATCAATGTTACATCTTATTATTCATTGTTAATAAGTTTTTACATTTCCTTGTGATACTTAGAAAAACATACCATATAGACTGCAAAAATAACCAAATATGCTGCAATCGCAAGAAAAATTATAAATAAACTAGCTCTAAAAAAAACATATGCAATTACAAGAATGCCAAATACTATTTCCATAATATCAAAAGCCTTCGCTTTAGCTCTGTTTTCAATGGCAATATTTCGCTCATCTTTATCTTTTTTCTTCACAATAAATTTATAATGTATGTTACTAATAACTGAAGCCACAGCCATTGCCATAAGGATTAAAGATATGTTTTCAGACGTATATCCACCTACAAAAAACATGCCAATTGCTGAACTAATTAACATTACAACTACTACCATAATAAATACATAATTAAAAGTTTTCATTTTCTGAATCCTCCTCATAAATAAATATTTCTTCAATACTCACATTAAAAAATTTAGAAATCTTAAAAGCTAACAATATAGATGGATTATAACGTCCATTTTCAAGCGATCCAATTGTTTGTCTTGATACCTCCAGTTTTTGTGCTAACTCCTCTTGTGTGATGCCATGTTGTTTTCTAATTTCTTCAAGCCTGTTTTTCAAATTAATGCCTCCAATCACAATAGAAAGTGACTTTGTAATATTAGAATATTACTGTTTTTTTATAATGTCAAGCTTACTTTCCATAATTGCTATAAAAAAAGGGTTTTAAAAAAATCAAACCCTTTCGTAGATACTGTCTCAGCAGAAATAGCCGTAAGGTAATTTTAAAAGCCACCCCAAACAAATTAAAACCTGGACAATCCCAGTTAATGTCCCCTATGCTTCATTAATTTTTTCTGCTGCCTTAATTTAAATTTTTTCTCTTTTTCATCTTCCTTTTTTTCTCTTGAAACTTTTTTTATTTTTAGTTTAAAATCTTCATATTGCTGCTTCATGGCAATTTGCGCCTTTGTACCTATACCATTGTCTTTTGTTTCTTTTTTAATTTTTCTCTGAAGTCTTTTAGGATTTATTTTTTTATCAATGTTTTTATCAGCATCATTGATATCTAGTGGTTTATTAAACTTTAAATTACTAAAATTCTTTAGTACAAAGTCGTATACCTCATAATCTTTTGGTTCAGCACCAAATACGACCCTTGAAAGATATACTGTATCAGAATCCCACATTTTAAACACACCAACCCAAAATGGCTCTTCAAAAAATACTGTTAGCTTAATATTAGCTGTCATTTTCTATTCCTCCTGTTTAATAAATAAAAAATCTAGAGAACGGACAACCCCAGGAGGGCAGGTTACTGCTAACTTATAAAGTGCAAGCCATGTTTTGGACTACCAACCAAAACTGTGTTTTTATCTCTATTAACATAATAACAAAAATCATCTAAAATGCAATGTTTTTTACAAATTTTAAACCTTACCAGGTTTAAAAATTCTATAGTATACAGAAATTAATGCTATATATGTAAAACAATATTTGTATTATAAATACATAAGTTATTTTTATACCACCTGCAAAGCCTATTACATAGGTTAAAAATGTAGCTCCCAAGTTATTGAAAATCATAGGATTTTTTAATATAGAAAAAGAAGTTTTGCATTTAGAATTAATTTTATAAAATATCCTTCTACCCATTTTTAACACTAGGATAATGTATTATAAAACAGTGACAATAAAAAATAGTTACCATAGCTTTAAATTTTTGCAGATACCTTCTGACTTTAATTTGCATAAAATATTATAGTACTTTATGCAAAAGCATTTTTAGCAATATTTCCAGCATTAAAAGCAATAAAAAGTGTAAAATTTTAAACTATAATATAATAAAGTTACAATTAGGAAATCTGATTTAATAAATTATAATTCATAGGAGAACTTAAAAATGAATAATTTAATAGTTGCTAAATTTGGAGGAAGCTCACTAGCTAATGATAAACAATTTAAAAAAGTAAAAGAAATCGTTTTGCAAGATAAAAGGAGACGATATATCATAGTTTCTGCTCCAGGAAAAACTTTTGAAAAAGATTATAAAGTCACAGATCTTCTATATAAATGCTATTGTTGTGTTGACAATAAAAATCTATTTGAAAATTATTTCAATATAATCGAAGGAAAATACGTTTCTATATGTAATAATTTGAGATTGGATTTAGATATAAAAAAATTCTTATATGCCATAAAAAATGATTTTTTTAACGGTGCCTCTAAGGACTATATTTTAAGCCGTGGAGAATATCTAAATGGTTTAATTTTCTCGAAATTTATGAATTTTACCTTTATAGATCCTTCAGATATAATCTCATTTAAGCAAAATGGCCAATTAGACAAAGAAGCTACTAAAATATTAATTTTAAACAAACTTTTCCATGTAGAAAAAGCTGTAATACCAGGTTTTTATGGTTCAAATAAAGATGGATCAATTAAAACTTTTCCAAGAGGAGGATCAGATATAACTGGATCCATAATATCAAGTGTTATGAATGCCTCTATATATGAAAACTGGACTGATGTATCCGGTGTGTTAATGGCAAATCCAAGTATTGTAAAAGACCCTAAAAATATAAGAAATATGACCTATAAAGAAATAAAAAATTTTTCTCATATGGGAGCAAATGTTCTAAATGAAGATTCAATTATTCCAGTTGAGGAAAGTAAAATTCCAATAAATATAAGAAACACTAATAATCCAGAAGACATTGGTACTTTTATATCTGATAATTTACCCGATGAAGATTATAAAGATACTATTGCTGGAATATCCGGCAAAGAAAATTTTTCAATAGTAACATTAGAAAAGCTCAATTTAATAAATGATGGTTTGAATAACTTATTTTCAATTATAAACGCTGATAATATTTCTGTAGAACATTTATCTTTTAATTCAGATTCTGTATCATTAATTGTACCAGATTCCCAATTACGTAAATGTGAAAATTCTTTTATTAGTAAGATAGAAACTCAGTTTAATCCAGGTTCCATAACTATAAATCATAATATATCTTTAGTTGGAATAATTATAAGAAATATAAATAAATTTAGGCAAATTATCCATAGAATTTTTCAAAATTTATCTAACCAAAATGTTAAAATAAAAATAATTATACAGCCATCTTGTGAATCCAATATTGTTTTAGGAGTAGAAGACGCTGATCTTTCCAAGACAATTAAACTAATTTATGAATCAATTAATAATCCTGTATTAATTGAAAAATCAAATACGGAAAATGAATCTCTTCCTATTTATTTTAATGTATTAAGTAAATAAATGTTTCAAACTTATTCAAAACATGCACTCATTCTAATGCTAAAAAGTTACCTGTACTGATAATACACTTAGAGGACTTGATTAGTTTGCAAAACAATTTTTGTAAACTAATTAAGTCCTCATATCTTACCACACAAATGGACATACTCAATAGGTACGCTTATAGTAAACTTCAAATTCTTTTTTATTTTTCATATTCATTACTTGCTTGAAATATCTATATCACCCGATACTGTATTTACATTTATTGTCTTATATGGTCCATTTCCTACTTGTGCAGATGCCTTGCTTTTTCTATCATTTTCATAGGTTAACGGAAAATCTCCTTTTATATCTCCAGAAGTACACTTTCCTTCAAATTTAAAACTCAAATTTTGAGGAAGTACCATCTTCACATCTCCAGAAGTAGAACTTGCCTTAGCATACTCGTCAATGGACTTGTAATTCATTTTTATATCTCCTGATACAATTTTTGCATTTCCAGAGCCTGAAATAGACTTTACAGATATATCTCCTGATATAGCTTGTATATTGTAATGTTTAGAATCTAAGCTAGTTATACCTATGTCTCCTGAATTTGTTTTTATATCAACATTATTTGCAGTAATACTATTATTCATCTTGAAGTCTCCAGAACTTTGTATACAATTTATATCATTCAATTTCATGTCAGAGTTAAATAAGATATCTCCTGAAGTTGTACTTATATCTAAATCTTTAGCATAGCTTTTAGGTACATACAATTCTATTTTCTCATTTGTATTGAATCCATCAAATATATTGATAATTTTATTGTGAAAAACTTTATTTTCATCTCTCCTTCTAATTTCAATGTTATTTCCCTGTTTTTCTATTACAAACTTATCTCCATCTTTTAACTTTCTAGATGCACTTTGTACAACTTTTAGGTTTGATTCATCTGTTGCCTGTACAATCACATCTCCTCTAGAAAATCCCAAGCTTATCTTGCTACAGTTATTTACAGATGTGCTTTCACTTTTCTGTACAACATACCTAGCACCTGTTATTTTATTTCCATATTCAAATATTGGAAAACCCTCTCCGTGAGAAAATCCATATATTAAGAAACATATACCTGCTGCTGCAATGACAGCCCACATTACAATTAATACTTTTATTAAGCTTCTATTCATATTCATATTCCTACTCCTTCAATTTAAAGCTCAAAGTTATAATTTTTTCTACAGCAGCACCTATTATGAATATAACCCAGGAATATGCCCAGGCACCAAAAACAAAACTCAATATAAAATATAGGGCAACTATAATTAGCCATGCTATAGATTTAATTGATTTAATAATTTCCATTTGACTATCATTTGAAGATTTCCACTGTTTGAATTCTTCCACGATAGTATCATCTCCTTTTACGTATTTAGGCTTTGAAGCATGATTGTAGACTATAAGACATGTTGCAATAGCATCTATTGTAAACATAACACTTACGGATACAACTTCATTTACCATAAAAACCTCATTTAGCAGCATTAAAACCACTATGCTCATAATATACAATCCTACAGACACAGACAATACAAGTGCATTTTTTCTTCGGTATTTTTGCTCCTCATTATAATCAAACATATTTTTATCTTTTATCCCTTCTAATAGTTCATCTACATCACCTATACTTGAAATAGCTATTTTAAAGGCTTCCTCTTCATCTTTTCCTGAAGACACCAAATCATCATATTTATCTGTAAGATTAGCTAAAAGCTCTTCCTTAAGCTCTGTTGCTCTATGAGTTTTAGGTGCATTTTCAAATAATTCTTCTACACTCTTTCTCAATCTTTCATGCATTTTGATTACCTCCATTAATTAACTTATCTATTAATTCCTTTGATTCATTCCAATCTAGTCTATTTTGCTTTAGTACTTCTTTTCCCAATTCTGTTATAGAATAATATCTCCTTCTTGCTCCTGTATTTTGATCTCCCCAATAAGAAGTTATAAGAGAAGCTTTTTCCAGCCTTCTAAAAGCAGAATAAAGAGTTGCTTCCTTAAGCTCATATTTATTATCTGTCTTTTCTTTTATAAATTTATTGATTTCATAACCATAACTATCCTTTTGAACTAAGTGCGCCAAAATTATTGTTTCTGTATGCCCCCTTATGACATCTGAAGTTATAGACATCTACTCCCTCCTTACAGCATATTAAATTGTAAACTAAATTACTTTAATAATTTAGTTATATTATACAAAAACATACTTCGCCTGTCAATGTATATTTTATTTGGACATATATATAACATAAATATATGTCCAAATAAAAAAACAGCAGCTGCGTAATGAAGTTTCCTTCATTATGCAGCTGCTGTTTAAAAAATTATTTTGAAAGGATTTTATCTACTAATCCATAATCTAAAGCTTCTTTAGCTGACATAAAATAATCTCTCTCAACATCCTTTTCTATCTTTTCAATAGGTTTACCTGTCATTTCACTGTACAATCTATTCATCTTTTTCTTTATTCCTAAAAGCCATTTTGTGTGAATTTCTATGTCTGTGGCCTGCCCCTGCATTCCACCGTATACAGACGGTTGATGTATTAAAATTTCACTGTTTGGCAGAGCAAATCTCTTTCCTTTTGCCCCTGCTGCAAGCAAAAATGAACCCATGCTGGCAGCCATACCAACACATATTGTGGATACGTCAGGTTTTATATACTGCATTGTATCATATATTGCCATTCCAGCTGTAATAGATCCTCCTGGACTGTTTATATAAAAATTGATATCACTGTCAGGATTATCTGATTCCAAGAATAAAAATTGTGCTACAATTGAACTTGCCGTTTCATCTGTTACCTGGCCATTTAACATTACTATCCTGTCTTTTAAAAGCCTTGAAAATATATCGTAAGAACGTTCTCCTGCATTTGTATGATCAATTACTACTGGTACATAACTCATTATTCAAATCACCTCGTAAAAATATTGTTTTAATAAATATTAAGCTGCCATAGAAATACTACTTGCAGTTCTATTTCTTCTGAATTCTCTTGGAGGCATTCCATAAAGCTTTTTGAAGGCCTTTGTAAAAGATTCCTGAGAACTAAACTGATACTTTAATGCTATATCTACAATTTTATTATCTGTATTTAAAAGCTCATTTGCAGCCTCTTTAAGTCTTCTCCTTCTTATATACTCAGCTACAGGTTCTCCAACAACAGAATGAAAAATTCTATGAAAATGATATTTTGACAGGAAGACTTTGTGAGCTATATCTTCAAGTTCTATTTTATTGTTTAAATTATTCTCTATATAATCAATAGACTTCCTAATACAAGCATTGTAATTCATTTTAGAATACCTACCTCCTTAAACCTTTTCCTATATTATATATTAACCTTTCATGTAAATCCTGTCTTTTTTTGCTCATTTATCCCATGGGTGCCATTGCTAACAGTAAATTTAGATGAATTATTCTTTAACTTAATATACATTTTAAAAATATTATCATTACCTTCTGCCCAAACTTCTCCACCATGCAAATCCACAATATTTTTAACTATGGCAAGCCCTAAACCAGAATTGTTTTTATGAGAGTTTCTAGACTTATCCCCCATATAGAATCTATCAAATATTTTATTCATATCTTCAGAGGACAACTTTCTACTTGATAAGTTTTGGAAACTAATTATAGTGTCATTTACATTATGTACAATATCTATATAAACTTCACTATTTTTTACACTGTATTTTATAGCATTGGATAAAATATTTTGAAATACCCTGCTCATAAGATATGGATCAATATTCAAATTCAACTTTGTAATACTATACTTTTT
The genomic region above belongs to Clostridium sp. AWRP and contains:
- a CDS encoding helix-turn-helix transcriptional regulator — encoded protein: MKNRLEEIRKQHGITQEELAQKLEVSRQTIGSLENGRYNPSILLAFKISKFFNVSIEEIFIYEEDSENENF
- a CDS encoding YjdF family protein is translated as MTANIKLTVFFEEPFWVGVFKMWDSDTVYLSRVVFGAEPKDYEVYDFVLKNFSNLKFNKPLDINDADKNIDKKINPKRLQRKIKKETKDNGIGTKAQIAMKQQYEDFKLKIKKVSREKKEDEKEKKFKLRQQKKLMKHRGH
- a CDS encoding aspartate kinase, with the translated sequence MNNLIVAKFGGSSLANDKQFKKVKEIVLQDKRRRYIIVSAPGKTFEKDYKVTDLLYKCYCCVDNKNLFENYFNIIEGKYVSICNNLRLDLDIKKFLYAIKNDFFNGASKDYILSRGEYLNGLIFSKFMNFTFIDPSDIISFKQNGQLDKEATKILILNKLFHVEKAVIPGFYGSNKDGSIKTFPRGGSDITGSIISSVMNASIYENWTDVSGVLMANPSIVKDPKNIRNMTYKEIKNFSHMGANVLNEDSIIPVEESKIPINIRNTNNPEDIGTFISDNLPDEDYKDTIAGISGKENFSIVTLEKLNLINDGLNNLFSIINADNISVEHLSFNSDSVSLIVPDSQLRKCENSFISKIETQFNPGSITINHNISLVGIIIRNINKFRQIIHRIFQNLSNQNVKIKIIIQPSCESNIVLGVEDADLSKTIKLIYESINNPVLIEKSNTENESLPIYFNVLSK
- a CDS encoding DUF4097 domain-containing protein, translating into MNMNRSLIKVLIVMWAVIAAAGICFLIYGFSHGEGFPIFEYGNKITGARYVVQKSESTSVNNCSKISLGFSRGDVIVQATDESNLKVVQSASRKLKDGDKFVIEKQGNNIEIRRRDENKVFHNKIINIFDGFNTNEKIELYVPKSYAKDLDISTTSGDILFNSDMKLNDINCIQSSGDFKMNNSITANNVDIKTNSGDIGITSLDSKHYNIQAISGDISVKSISGSGNAKIVSGDIKMNYKSIDEYAKASSTSGDVKMVLPQNLSFKFEGKCTSGDIKGDFPLTYENDRKSKASAQVGNGPYKTINVNTVSGDIDISSK
- a CDS encoding permease prefix domain 1-containing protein, which produces MHERLRKSVEELFENAPKTHRATELKEELLANLTDKYDDLVSSGKDEEEAFKIAISSIGDVDELLEGIKDKNMFDYNEEQKYRRKNALVLSVSVGLYIMSIVVLMLLNEVFMVNEVVSVSVMFTIDAIATCLIVYNHASKPKYVKGDDTIVEEFKQWKSSNDSQMEIIKSIKSIAWLIIVALYFILSFVFGAWAYSWVIFIIGAAVEKIITLSFKLKE
- a CDS encoding PadR family transcriptional regulator, which encodes MSITSDVIRGHTETIILAHLVQKDSYGYEINKFIKEKTDNKYELKEATLYSAFRRLEKASLITSYWGDQNTGARRRYYSITELGKEVLKQNRLDWNESKELIDKLINGGNQNA
- the clpP gene encoding ATP-dependent Clp endopeptidase proteolytic subunit ClpP; its protein translation is MSYVPVVIDHTNAGERSYDIFSRLLKDRIVMLNGQVTDETASSIVAQFLFLESDNPDSDINFYINSPGGSITAGMAIYDTMQYIKPDVSTICVGMAASMGSFLLAAGAKGKRFALPNSEILIHQPSVYGGMQGQATDIEIHTKWLLGIKKKMNRLYSEMTGKPIEKIEKDVERDYFMSAKEALDYGLVDKILSK
- a CDS encoding helix-turn-helix transcriptional regulator, whose amino-acid sequence is MNYNACIRKSIDYIENNLNNKIELEDIAHKVFLSKYHFHRIFHSVVGEPVAEYIRRRRLKEAANELLNTDNKIVDIALKYQFSSQESFTKAFKKLYGMPPREFRRNRTASSISMAA